In Phocoena sinus isolate mPhoSin1 chromosome 10, mPhoSin1.pri, whole genome shotgun sequence, a single genomic region encodes these proteins:
- the LOC116761133 gene encoding LOW QUALITY PROTEIN: protein HP-25 homolog 1-like (The sequence of the model RefSeq protein was modified relative to this genomic sequence to represent the inferred CDS: inserted 1 base in 1 codon; substituted 1 base at 1 genomic stop codon), whose product MWLGEKLGDCPKVAQNGGFWILALFVLLLVADVKSSADSQLCEPCGPRGPPRPRGPPGLLGLAGPPGVTGPRGIPGVPGAVEKRPCLPQSAFSVKLSGPLPGPSQPIVFQEVLYNXSLDLATGVFTCGVPSVYHFGFDIALFQNAVKVSLMRNGIQIWDKXAKAKDSHEQASRSPILQLEKGDRVWLESKLDKEESEKGTTHTVLYGFLLNGN is encoded by the exons ATGTGGCTGGGAGAGAAGTTAGGTGACTGCCCTAAGGTCGCCCAGAATGGAG gTTTCTGGATTTTAGCTTTATTTGTCCTGTTACTTGTGGCCGATGTCAAATCTTCAGCAGATTCTCAGCTATGTGAACCTTGTGGACCCCGAGGACCTCCAAGACCCAGGGGTCCTCCAGGGCTACTTGGTTTAGCAg GACCCCCAGGTGTAACAGGACCAAGAGGTATACCTGGGGTGCCTGGAGCAGTTGAGAAACGCCCCTGTCTACCTCAATCTGCCTTTTCCGTCAAGCTGAGTGGGCCTCTCCCAGGACCCTCCCAGCCCATTGTCTTCCAGGAAGTTCTGTACA TGTCACTTGACCTGGCCACTGGAGTGTTCACCTGCGGCGTCCCCAGTGTGTACCACTTTGGCTTTGACATTGCGTTGTTTCAGAATGCTGTCAAGGTGAGTCTCATGCGGAATGGCATCCAGATCTGGGACAAATGAGCAAAGGCCAAGGACAGCCATGAGCAAGCTTCAAGAAGTCCCATCTTGCAGCTGGAGAAAGGGGACAGGGTCTGGCTGGAGTCTAAGCTGGAcaaagaagaatctgaaaaaggaactACTCACACTGTGCTTTATGGGTTTTTGCTCAATGGAAATTAG
- the LOC116761132 gene encoding protein HP-25 homolog 2-like, translated as MPVKSIHTVNCSSPPKSAFAVKVSDPLPALSQPIVFKEALHNDQDRFNLTTGVFTYTVPGVYHFGFDIELFQHAMKLGLMKNGTQVLEKEAQDKDNYRHVSGNVSLQLTMGDRVWLESKLDTAESEKGLTESMFFGCLLYGNYTG; from the exons ATGCCTGTGAAATCCATCCACACTGTG aattgttcATCTCCCCCCAAATCTGCCTTTGCAGTGAAGGTGAGTGATCCCCTCCCAGCCCTCTCCCAGCCCATTGTCTTCAAGGAAGCCCTGCATAACGACCAGGACCGCTTCAATCTTACCACGGGAGTGTTCACCTACACCGTCCCAGGCGTGTACCACTTTGGCTTTGACATTGAGCTGTTCCAGCATGCTATGAAGTTAGGGCTCATGAAGAATGGCACCCAAGTCCTGGAGAAGGAAGCCCAGGACAAGGACAATTATAGGCATGTTTCTGGAAATGTCAGCTTGCAGCTGACGATGGGAGACAGAGTCTGGCTGGAATCCAAGCTAGACACAGCAGAGAGTGAGAAAGGACTGACTGAAAGTATGTTCTTTGGGTGTTTGCTCTATGGAAATTATACTGGCTAA